CTATTATTGGAGATGTTCACAGGAAAGAGACCCACTGAAGAGGCCTTTGGACACCATCTTAACCTCCACAACTTCATTCGAATGGCTCTTCCGGATCGAGCAATGGACATTGTAGACTTAAGGCTTTGGAGTGAAGCTAGTGATCGACAACAAGAGATGAAAATCAGAGATTGCATTATCTCTGTATTCGAAGTTGGAGTCGCATGTTCGGTGGAATCACCACCAAATCGGATGGACATGACTGAGGCAATAAGGAAATTACACTCGATCAAGGTGAGTTATGAAACCGAAGAGAGGATAACAGGTATGTAGCTAAGTCAGTTTTCTCATTTTGTCTTGGAAATTTTTCACTAGTAGTGAAAATCATTGTGTAAAGGCAGTGCTAGCAAATTTACATCAATGTCTCCCTAAATAGTCTGCCTACCCATACCTATTATGtgtgttttttattattacatTTTGTAATCGTGGAAAGTGGATGTATGGAGTTAAGTCTACCTATTTCCACCAAGTAATCatgtaaaatttgatgaattggCTTATTTGTCCAATTCTTTTCATTTCGATGCCAATGTGGATCGATGCATTGCTTAATTATCATGGCTGGGCCATTGCCCTTACCTCTCTCTATGCACGCTCGTGTACTAGAATGTGACCTCACCGTGAGGTCACGAGCCAACTCTTAATGCCGTGCTTAACCGAGAGCCCGCGGTCAATTGGAGACCAAGTTGATCAAATCCAAAGGCAAGGAGAGGGAGGCAACCTTATCACAAGATCATGAGGTCAAGGCTAACTCTCGAAGTCGCTGTTGAGAGTGACCTCACTATCAATTGGAAGCCATGCTTGATCGAATTCGGGCGACATTGCAAACCAAATTATGTTGTGGTCATGTTGCCGACACCGGCTACCACCATGTGTGGCCCCCTACCTCTTTTGCaaacctccttttcttttattttttttctttgctatgTCATTGAATTatagggtttttcttttttctttttttttttttttttttttgtcgatagAGATACAAAGTTAACAAAAACATAAATGAGACATGATCATAAAAAGGGAACATGGATGCATATTTGTTGCACTCGTCGGTGTGCTTATCACATTGTCTAATTATCCTTGTCAAGTCTTCCTACTCAACcaatcctctctctttcttcaccatTAGCCACCTTCTTCGGTCGTTACGGCTACCTGTCATCATGGTCGCCTCCTCCTTGTCTCACCACTTTCTCCTTCGTGTCATCCACGACCATCTTTGCTTTCTCTATTTGCTGATCGAAAACACTCTCTCCTTCACTGTCTCTTCTCTCACTGCCAAATTTCTAAGGTCTCCGAACCACCATTGATTACCTGATTTAGCCATTATGGCCTTTAAGATCTCATGGAAATCTCAATGGACAGGCCAAATGTAGGAGGCATTTTCAGACCTTGAGACGACCTTTTGATGTCATCATTGTCAACAACTTGATTGTAGATGACGAGAGGAGCTCAACACGAGGTCTTGCGACCCACCAAAGGTATAAACTTGACATTCAAGCAAGTCTCATTCTCCCCCCACTTGTAGTTATGTAGAGCTAGTGCACCGAGTAGAAAGAAAGCCGAACTGAAAAACTGTagagtttgagagagagagagagtttctaTGGGGCATAGGCCTCCCAAAAGGTAACAGAGGCTTTgttcccccccaaaaaaatctcACCAACAACTTGGCAATGGTCACAAAGGCCTcccccaaatttgggcgaggcctGGGGGCCATGAGTGAGGTCGCCTTCACCTGCAGCGACAAGGCCATGGTGAGGACCGCGACCCTCGTTGACGATTGATGAGGGCTTTGTGACCCTTACCCAGTGGCCAACGAGCCTCACTAGAGCTTTGCCGGCCACTATGggcaaagaagcaaaagaatgaagaagaggaaaagaaaaggaaaagaaaaagaaacgcacttaaaaggaaagggaaaaatacagaattttttaaaattttcaaaaaaaaaaaaaaaacattattaaaaatttccatgtcGGCAATGGTCAAGCGTACACATTAGTGCCAACCTGGCTAAAAAATTGGccaatggattgaattgatacaattataaaatatttaacaCTGAATcgacataattataataagtttatgacttgtTTGGTAATTCTACCCTGAAAATATATCACATAATTGGACCCGTTTTTTACTAACTCAGACTCAACCCGACCTAACCCAGCCCAACTCGCTCATTTGACAAGTATAACTTCCCATTATACTTAGCTAAAGCACTTCAACTTTCAACAGTTTATATCTTTTTATTAGTAAACTAAGAAATTCTAATACGATTGTATCGCATATTATTTACGAAAGTAAATACAACATTGCTTTTATTTACTATTGGGTAGTTCAAAGTACTAACAAAATTCAATTATAGCATAAGCTGGTTTTCTAAGAATATTTTTGCAAGTTTCATTTATAatacaatcaaagtaaaattgTAATAGCATCATATTTATATTATGTTAGATTAATGTCAAAATCTTGACCTACTTTTAGGGTAAATAAGGATATATACTTCTACGGCATTAAAATTCGCCTTATGTATTGGTAATAGTCGCCGAAGGGATGTAACCACCGGCGACGGCAAAGGAGGCACTGGTTTAGGCTTCGCTTAGGGTAGAGAATGGATTCTTCGATTctcccttcttttctctctttctctttaattattttcttttctttttttgtttaaataatttcaattCGTATGGGATAAAATTCTCCTTCCCCTGGTGTTGGGACAAGTCATTCGAGATTCATTCGAACTTATCCAGACTAATCCAAATCCGAGTTGTCTCCAAACGCCGAATAGGATAATTTATATTATCCGACGTTTTACTCGAGCAACCCAGCACGCCCTTGGGTTAAAGAAAGAGGTGAAACTCAACAATTAGTGCAATCTACTTAGCCgccctttttttcctctcactcctctctctcctaTGTACATGTGTGTGCGGCACTAACGGGAATCGTCCTGACCCGGTATCCTTCGGCCTCACCCCTCAAATCCCTTTATTAGCAGGGGCGCATGTctgttggtaatttttttttttttatcagttctATTACATCCCTACTTTAATTCTCACTTTCACACTTTTGTCTTGCCTCTTTGCAAGATATGGGAGTCGAAACTAATACCTGAAATTAAATCGTACCCACCCCAACCTTTTGATAAATGCAATGCTTATAAGACTAAGCTATATAATGCCGGTCAAAGCTAGGAATCTCGTTAGAGTCAGCATAGCGTGATGAAGACGGAGTGTTTAGAAGGAAACATTTGAAAGGGGACACCTCTTTTTTCCAGCTTTAGGATAAAATTCTCCAAAACCCATTCCACACGTCCTAGTGGGAATCTCAAGTCTCAAGACCCACCTAACTCATACCACAAGACACAGCGATTTCAGTATAAATAGAAGACGTCCTCACAAGACCTGTCATGCACATCATATAACGCCTCTCATTATACTACCACACGAGTTTTATTTTCACATCCGTTTTGACAAAAAAACGTACCTTTTTCTTGAGgtaattggctaataaatcctTATAACGTCCGATTTGGTCAAAAATCTATTGATGAGACATTTTTACTCTTGTCCCTAATGCTAAATTCTTCTACAAAGCTTTTGAGAGTTGAAAGATGACACCATGAAAAAAGATTAAGAATTGAAAGATGACacgatgaacaaaaaaattaacaacTTTCTCTGGGAAAATTTGGAAGAGGATAAATGATAAAATGAAATACTGTTAAAAAATACATAAGCCTGTTTATAAGTTTTATTGTATGACTATTTAAGTTAACATATTAATCAATATATGCATAACCAAAAAGAGATGTACacacaaatattaaaaatcattggAAATgtcctaattaattttttaaattctagGACCACCGTGCCATGGTAAGCTCTAGTTTTGACTTGAAAGTTTTCTCTCTAAAGATTTAATACACCATTTTAAAAGGTTGGTGGCTTGATTGTACCTATTGAAAATCCATAATTTATCGCATCTTGTACAAAATTTGAGACTTTCAATGGATTTTTCCATTGTCCTAAACATAAGGGTTTAGTATGTCAGGTTTAATTCGAATCAGTACTATTGATGTCACAATGTTGTGCAGGTGGATCAGAGAACGCTTCCAAGCATACAGAGCTATACAACCAATTTATTCCATTATCCTACAGGAAAAATGAGGACTTGTGTgtatagaaagaaaaaacttataGAGGTTTTAAAGAATATCAAATCTACAATCACTCCATTATTTGCCACCACACCTGAAGGCACCGCAAATGATGGACAGGACTATGATCACAATCAAAGCGACGACAATGCCAAGAACTATCGgctttattttcatgttttgcagCCACATCCTCCTTCTGATTTGGGTTGCCTGCTGCCGGAAATCTTGCGCCTAAAAGTAGAAAATGCACATCAATCGGATGCCAAGATCCTTAATTCAATCATACCGAAAGACGGTAGTCTTTGTTCTATCTCCAAATTAATCACCGATTTCCGCTCCTTCCGTACATTTTATGTGAGAAGACTGGGAAGATGAAAGCAAACTATTGGAAAGCAGTAGCAGTTAAACctttaaaaagttcaaataacACTTCTTATAATAGTGGGAAAGTTCTTAGTGAGCTCTtatttgatgcaaaagctaGCAACATAGCATCAAAAGTAGATCAGCAGCaagaaatttattgaatttcaGAAAATGATGGGTGTTAGAAAATCCAATCTAAAAGCTGAAGCTGTCATATATGACTCATTGTCAAGTGATTTAGGACAATATTTCAACAATACGGCAAAAGGAATACAAGCAGAGGATACTGAACTGGGAATACCCAACATTGTTCATGTCCATCAGCTTCTCCCTGAACTATTTAATGGCCCTAAAGACACTAAACTAGATGACACGACAACTGCACTTGATAAAGCATCTAGGCTGAAGTGATATGAGGAAATGAAACATTTGCACTAGAGCGAGAAGATGATGCGATTTCAGGCTGTCCggattttgatacatattctgCTCAATTGAGCATTCAAGACTTGAACAGGGAAGAATTACTGTTCACTTATTGGCAAACTTCTATACTTCCGATTTAAAATTGTCGGATGACCCAGAAAAGTAGGCCGTACTAGTAGCTCGACCAGTTCAGGAGACTGGAAGAAGGCTCTAATTGTCATGACTCATTCAGTTTCTGAACACCAGATCCTGCTTCTTACATACAATAATTAGCTCGTTTAATAAGATAAGCCGGCATCGCTCCAGGATGAGAATCACACACGGTAGACTGCTTACCTGAGATCGAAGATTCTCCGTCTTGTCGAGCAAAAGCTCAACTTTCTCACCTCGATCCAGAACCTACATGACAAAGCAACATAAGTCCGACAATACACGCCAATTTCTCATGGTTCTAACTTAGTGGTAGAGTATAGCACCAGGTATGCCGACTCACCTTTCTACATACTCCATCATAACTCCTTTCACTTCTGATGCCTGAGCTTTCACTTTGGCAAGTTTGCTGATCTCTTCGGGATGATCCACGCAGTACCGCATTTGCTCCTTCAGTTTAGGCCTATGTCAAAGCTCCGATCAGCATATCGTGTGATGTAGCACAAAGAAGTCACATTCATGGACTTACGAGGAAATAGCGATGTTTACCCGAATTCTCTGTCCAAGCTATGTGCCACTGCAGTCACAGCCTTTCCTCCGCCATATCTGTTAGCAAACTCGTCCTTGATTCTCTCGAGAAAGGCCATCGGAATCTGACGACCAATGGACTCAACTGCCACGACGCAGTATGCTGCGGAATTGAGATGGCCAAGTCAAGTTTGTCCAAGGAAAACTGTAAAAAACGCGACCACAAGTAGCCTTCACACGTAGCTCGGAGCTATTGCAGCTATAAGAGAGACA
This Eucalyptus grandis isolate ANBG69807.140 chromosome 7, ASM1654582v1, whole genome shotgun sequence DNA region includes the following protein-coding sequences:
- the LOC104452717 gene encoding putative vesicle-associated membrane protein 726 — its product is MGRESLIYSFVARGTAVLAEYAEFGGKFAGIALQCLQKLPLSTDHFTYICDGHTFSYLIDSSFTYCVVAVESIGRQIPMAFLERIKDEFANRYGGGKAVTAVAHSLDREFGPKLKEQMRYCVDHPEEISKLAKVKAQASEVKGVMMEYVER